In one window of Syngnathus typhle isolate RoL2023-S1 ecotype Sweden linkage group LG7, RoL_Styp_1.0, whole genome shotgun sequence DNA:
- the rasgrf1 gene encoding ras-specific guanine nucleotide-releasing factor 1, whose amino-acid sequence MQKGIRLNDGHVTYLGLLAKKDGTRRGCLSKKSSDNTKWHTKWFALLQNMLFYFENESSSRPSGLYLLEGCICDRAPSPKPSLSAKECLEKQYYFTISFTHENQKALELRTEDVKDCDEWVGAISHASYRNLANEHETLMQKYLHLLQIVETEKTVAKQLRQQIEDGEIEIERLKSEIAGLLKDNEKIHASPTAAPTEDDSEIKKIKKVQSFLRGWICRRKWKTIIQDYIRSPHAESMRKRNQVVFSMLDSEAEYVQQLHILVNNFLRPLRMAASSKKPPITHDDVSSIFLNSETIMFLHQIFYQGLKARIASWPTLVLADLFDILLPMLNIYQEFVRNHQYSLQILAHCKQNRDFDKLLKQYEAKPDCEERTLETFLTYPMFQIPRYILTLHELLAHTPHEHIERNSLDYAKSKLEELSRIMHDEVSETENIRKNLAIERMIVEGCEILLDTSQTFVRQGSLIQVPLSEKGKITRGRLGSLSLKKEGERQCFLFSKHLIICTRGSGGKLHLTKNGVVSLIDCTLMEDPEGTDDESKSDKGGQDMEHLDFKIVVEPKDSQSFTVILVASSRQEKSAWTSDISQCIDNIRCNGLMMNAFEDNSKVTVPQMIKSDSSLYCDDVDIRFSKMMNSCKVLQIRYASVERLLERLTDLRFLSIDFLNTFLHSYRVFTTADVVLDKLITIYKKPISAIPARSLELFFASSQNNKLLYGEPPSSPRASRKFSSPPPLAIAKNSSPNRRRKLSLNIPIITGGKALDLAALSCSSNGYASMYSSMSPFSKTTLDINKLYVSSPITSKIPDEGEDKKDKMEETSVCKQDLSVREESDKDQNQSDDADQEASPTKSPTTPKNIKCKNSSEFSLFSYNNGMVMSSCRELDNNRSALSAASAFAIATAGANEGTPTKEKYRRMSLASTGFPTDQRNGDKEFVIRRAATNRVLNVLRHWVSKHSPDFESNNELKTKVIAFLEEVMHDPELLTQERKAAANIIRTLTQDDHGDNQIALEDVTQLVGSGKADPFENHSALEVAEQLTLLDHLVFKVIPYEEFFGQGWMKNDKNEKTPYIMRTTKHFNNISNLIATEILRSEDVLTRVAVIEKWVAVADICRCLHNYNAVLEITSSLNRSSVFRLKKTWLKVSKQTKGLIDKLQKLVSSEGRFKNLREALKNCDPPCVPYLGMYLTDLAFIEEGTPNYTEDNLVNFSKMRMISHIIREIRQFQQTAYKLDLQPKVVQYLLDRSFVLDEESMYEASLRIEPKVSN is encoded by the exons ATGCAGAAGGGAATACGGCTGAATGACGGTCATGTCACCTACTTGGGGCTTTTGGCGAAGAAGGACGGAACAAGACGCGGCTGCTTGAGCAAGAAAAGCTCGGACAACACTAAATGGCACACCAAGTGGTTTGCGCTTTTGCAAAACATGCTCTTTTATTTCGAGAACGAGTCCAGTTCTCGTCCCTCGGGATTGTACCTGTTGGAGGGATGCATATGCGACAGAGCGCCTTCGCCCAAACCTTCGCTCTCGGCCAAGGAGTGTTTGGAAAAGCag TATTACTTCACGATCAGCTTCACTCACGAAAACCAAAAGGCGCTCGAGTTACGGACAGAAGATGTGAAGGACTGCGATGAATGGGTGGGCGCCATATCGCACGCCAG TTACAGAAACTTGGCCAACGAGCACGAGACCCTCATGCAGAAGTATCTTCATCTGCTTCAAATTGTGGAGACGGAGAAAACGGTTGCTAAGCAACTTCGACAACAGATAGAAGACGGGGAAATCGAGATCGAGAGGCTCAAGTCCGAG ATTGCAGGGCTGCTAAAAGACAACGAGAAGATCCACGCCAGTCCCACGGCGGCCCCGACTGAGGATGACTCGGAAATCAAGAAGATCAAAAAG GTCCAGAGCTTCCTGCGCGGCTGGATCTGCAGGAGGAAATGGAAGACCATCATCCAGGATTACATCCGCTCGCCACATGCCGAGAGCATGAGGAAGAGGAACCAGGTGGTGTTCAGCATGTTGGATTCGGAAGCCGAGTACGTGCAGCAGCTGCACATCTTGGTCAACAACTTCCTCAGGCCGCTCCGCATGGCCGCCAGCTCCAAGAAACCGCCAATCACCCACGACGACGTCAGCAGTATATTCCTCAACAG tGAAACTATCATGTTTCTACATCAGATCTTCTACCAGGGGTTAAAAGCCAGAATAGCCAGCTGGCCAACGTTGGTGCTGG CCGACCTGTTCGACATCCTGCTGCCTATGCTGAACATCTACCAGGAGTTTGTGAGGAATCACCAGTACAGCCTCCAAATCCTGGCCCACTGCAAGCAGAACCGGGACTTTGATAAGCTGCTGAAGCAGTACGAGGCCAAGCCCGACTGCGAGGAGAGAACTCTGGAGACCTTCCTCACCTACCCCATGTTCCAG aTTCCCCGTTACATCCTTACGCTTCATGAACTTCTTGCCCACACGCCTCATGAACACATAGAGAGGAACAGCCTGGACTACGCCAAATCTAAGCTGGAGGAGCTTTCGAG aattatGCACGACGAAGTGAGCGAGACAGAGAACATCCGAAAGAACCTAGCCATCGAACGCATGATCGTGGAGGGCTGCGAGATCCTCCTGGACACCAGCCAGACTTTTGTAAGACAAG GTTCTCTCATCCAGGTCCCATTGAGCGAGAAGGGCAAGATCACCCGCGGGCGCCTGGGCTCTCTGTCTTTAAAGAAGGAAGGGGAGAGGCAGTGCTTTCTCTTCTCCAAGCATCTAATCATCTGCACTAGGGGATCCGGTGGAAAGCTTCATCTCACCAAG AATGGTGTGGTCTCTCTTATAGACTGCACTCTTATGGAGGACCCTGAGGGCACTGATGATGAGT CCAAATCAGACAAAGGCGGCCAGGACATGGAGCACCTGGACTTCAAGATTGTGGTGGAGCCAAAGGACAGTCAGTCATTTACAGTCATCTTGGTGGCATCTTCCAGGCAGGAGAAGTCTGCGTGGACCAGTGACATCAGCCAG TGCATTGACAACATCCGCTGCAACGGCCTCATGATGAACGCCTTTGAGGACAACTCCAAAGTCACCGTCCCACAGATGATCAA GTCCGACTCGAGTCTGTACTGCGACGACGTGGACATCCGCTTCAGCAAGATGATGAACTCCTGCAAGGTGCTGCAGATCCGCTACGCCAGCGTGGAACGTCTGTTGGAGAGGCTGACCGACCTGCGCTTCCTCTCCATCGACTTCCTCAACACGTTCCTGCACTCCTATCGCGTGTTCACCACTGCCGACGTGGTGCTGGATAAACTCATCACCATCTACAAGAAGCCCATCAGCGCAATCCCTGCTCG GTCCCTGGAGTTGTTCTTTGCCAGCAGTCAGAATAACAAACTCCTGTACGGAGAGCCGCCGAGTTCCCCCAGGGCCAGCAGGAAgttctcctctcctcctcccttgGCCATCGCTAAGAACTCGTCCCCGAACCGGCGGCGCAAGCTCTCCCTCAACATCCCCATCATCACCGGAGGCAAAGCTCTCGACCTGGCCGCCCTGAGCTGCTCCTCCAACGGCTATGCAAGCATGTACTCGTCCATGTCCCCCTTCAGCAAGACCACCTTGGACATCAACAAACTCTACGTGTCCAGCCCGATTACCAGCAAAATACCAGACGAGGGGGAGGACAAGAAAGACAAGATGGAGGAGACCTCGGTATGCAAACAAG ATCTCTCCGTGCGGGAAGAAAGCGACAAGGATCAAAACCAGAGCGATGACGCCGACCAAGAAGCCTCGCCTACAAAGTCGCCGACTACGCCGAAAAACATCAAATGCAAAAACTCCTCAG agTTCTCTCTGTTCTCCTACAACAATGGCATGGTGATGTCCTCATGTCGAGAGTTGGACAACAACCGCAGTGCGCTGTCCGCCGCCTCCGCCTTCGCCATCGCTACCGCCGGAGCCAACGAGGGAACCCCCACCAAGGAAAAATATCGAAGGATGTCCCTCGCCAGCACAG GCTTCCCAACAGATCAGAGGAACGGGGACAAAGAATTTGTGATCAGACGAGCAGCGACCAACCGAGTTCTGAATGTTCTCAGACACTGGGTGTCCAAACACTCACCG GACTTTGAGAGTAACAATGAGTTGAAAACAAAGGTTATCGCCTTCCTCGAGGAAGTGATGCATGATCCCGAGCTGCTGACTCAAGAGAGAAAAGCAGCCGCCAATATCATCAG AACTCTGACTCAAGATGATCACGGTGACAATCAAATTGCTCTTGAAGATGTGACCCAACTG GTGGGCTCAGGGAAGGCCGACCCCTTTGAGAACCACTCAGCCTTGGAGGTGGCCGAGCAGCTCACCCTTCTGGACCATCTGGTTTTTAAAGTCATCCCATATGA GGAATTTTTTGGTCAAGGCTGGATGAAGAACGACAAGAATGAGAAGACACCTTACATCATGAGGACCACCAAGCACTTCAACAAT ATAAGCAACCTTATCGCCACGGAGATCCTGCGCTCGGAAGACGTGCTGACCCGAGTGGCGGTCATTGAGAAATGGGTGGCAGTCGCCGACATTTGCCGATGTCTCCATAACTACAACGCCGTGCTTGAGATCACCTCGTCCCTCAATCGAAGTTCTGTCTTCCGTCTCAAAAAGACGTGGCTCAAGGTGTCCAAGCAG ACAAAAGGCCTGATTGACAAGCTGCAGAAGCTGGTATCTTCAGAGGGGAGGTTCAAAAACCTCAGAGAGGCTCTGAAGAA CTGCGATCCCCCGTGTGTTCCCTATCTGGGCATGTACCTCACAGACCTGGCCTTCATCGAGGAGGGAACACCAAATTACACCGAAGATAATTTGGTCAACTTTTCAAAGATGAGAATG ATTTCGCACATCATCAGAGAAATCCGACAGTTTCAACAAACGGCATACAAGCTCGATCTTCAACCCAAG GTAGTCCAGTACCTACTGGACAGGAGCTTCGTTCTGGATGAAGAAAGCATGTATGAAGCATCCCTCAGAATTGAGCCTAAAGTGTCCaactga